The proteins below come from a single Argentina anserina chromosome 1, drPotAnse1.1, whole genome shotgun sequence genomic window:
- the LOC126795663 gene encoding uncharacterized protein LOC126795663, with translation MPRRSSSPLLSPPVLIILLPTVILIFLIYAIPPLLSLTSHILQPTVSVKKSWDSLNVFLVIFAILCGVFAKKHDDAVEGLPDVDNPHVHNHNASNRLLGSPINRPTSSPRSDSSVLLTPQQQWFGYPDRTPKMYDTTPVRTPDNVGGGGLRRRSSYPDLRQVDSLWQTLGDVQTKSQFRFFDDFEISNYGTHRQHSHRETSSDDVKEIPVDTFVLKSSPTPVKLPTPPPPPPPLPRRQKQGTYETVGRRKKKEMKVVEEVRSTPPPTPPPPPPPRPVAPPSPMRVRSDQKHGRLERRKSNVKREIAMVWNSVLSNQRKRKRKQKATRNIDDTVAPESPPEQSQLVPPPPPPPPPSSVFHNLFKKGSKTKQVHSVSAAPPPAVSVRTHQARRSTMPPPAPAPPRQPPAAHSLRRPPLPTKPSTSYEDNVMNSGCQSPLIPISPPPPPFKMPELRFFVKGDFVKIQSAQSSRSGSPEPPEEVVDDHALPAGKEESTSSSTVNLTDGGEGAGKASPSVFFLSPDVNTKADNFIARLRDEWRLEKMNSLREKKMK, from the coding sequence ATGCCTCGCCGATCATCTTCCCCACTCCTCTCTCCGCCGGTCCTCATCATCCTCCTCCCCACCGTTATCTTAATCTTCCTCATCTACGCCATCCCTCCACTTCTCTCCCTCACTTCCCACATCCTCCAGCCCACCGTCTCCGTCAAGAAAAGCTGGGACTCTCTCAACGTCTTCCTCGTCATCTTCGCTATCCTCTGCGGCGTTTTCGCTAAAAAACACGACGACGCCGTCGAGGGATTGCCTGATGTCGACAACCCTCACGTCCATAATCATAATGCTTCCAACCGTCTACTTGGTTCTCCCATCAACAGACCTACCTCATCTCCACGATCAGATTCATCAGTTCTTCTTACTCCGCAGCAGCAATGGTTTGGATACCCGGATAGAACTCCGAAGATGTATGACACTACTCCGGTTAGGACGCCGGATAACGTCGGTGGTGGCGGTTTGAGGAGAAGAAGCTCGTACCCGGATCTGAGACAAGTTGACTCTCTATGGCAAACACTAGGCGATGTTCAAACTAAGTCTCAGTTTCGTTTCTTTGATGACTTCGAAATCAGCAACTACGGAACTCACCGACAGCACAGTCACAGAGAGACAAGCTCCGACGATGTCAAGGAGATTCCGGTCGATACTTTCGTACTTAAATCTTCTCCAACGCCGGTTAAGTTGCCGACTCCGCCGCCACCTCCGCCTCCTCTGCCCCGTCGTCAGAAGCAAGGAACGTATGAGACAGTTGGTCGACGTAAAAAGAAGGAGATGAAAGTAGTCGAGGAAGTACGTTCCACCCCGCCACCgacacctcctcctccaccgccGCCGAGACCGGTAGCTCCGCCGTCTCCAATGCGGGTTAGATCGGACCAAAAACACGGAAGGCTTGAACGGAGAAAGAGTAACGTAAAGAGGGAGATAGCGATGGTTTGGAACTCAGTTCTGTCCAAtcagagaaagagaaaaaggaaGCAGAAGGCTACGAGGAACATTGACGATACTGTTGCTCCGGAATCTCCGCCGGAACAGTCGCAACTAGTTCCGCCGCCGCCACCTCCACCGCCGCCTTCCTCGGTGTTTCATAATTTATTCAAGAAAGGTAGCAAAACTAAACAGGTACATTCTGTCTCAGCAGCACCACCGCCGGCAGTTTCAGTACGAACACATCAAGCCCGGAGAAGCACTATGCCGCCACCGGCACCGGCACCGCCACGACAACCGCCGGCTGCACACTCTCTGCGCCGGCCGCCATTGCCGACAAAACCAAGCACGTCCTACGAGGACAATGTGATGAACAGCGGCTGCCAGAGTCCGCTGATTCCGATTTCGCCGCCGCCTCCACCGTTCAAGATGCCGGAGCTGAGGTTCTTCGTGAAGGGAGACTTTGTTAAGATACAAAGCGCCCAGAGCTCCCGGAGTGGGTCACCTGAACCACCGGAGGAGGTAGTAGATGATCATGCATTGCCAGCTGGCAAGGAAGAGTCAACGTCCTCATCGACGGTCAACTTAACCGACGGTGGAGAAGGAGCTGGTAAAGCGTCGCCGTCAGTGTTCTTCCTCAGCCCTGATGTTAACACGAAAGCTGACAACTTCATTGCCAGGCTTAGAGATGAGTGGAGGCTCGAGAAGATGAACTCTCTCagggaaaagaaaatgaaatga